Within Candidatus Omnitrophota bacterium, the genomic segment TCTGAAGGCTTTGGCCCGCGAGATCAACGCGCCTGTCATAGCCATAAGCCAGTTGTCAAGGGCCGTTGAGGCGCGCGCCGACAGGAGGCCCCAGCTTTCCGACCTGCGCGAATCAGGGGCTATTGAACAGGATGCCGACGTAGTGATATTATTGCTTAGGGAGGAATATTATACGCCTACTCCGGAGAATAAAGGTATGGCGGAATTAATAGTGGCCAAACAGCGTAACGGGCCCGTGGGGCCGGTACGCCTGGCTTTTATCAAAGAGTATACCAGGTTTGAAAATCTTACCAGGCATCATACAGAACTTGCTGAAGAAGAGCAGGAACTCTGATCCTGCTTTGGTTTAAACACAGAAGCTGTTAATAAGTTCTTTACAACCGTATTTCTATATGATAGATTAATACAAGAAATACGAAAACGCGCACAGTTTTAGAAAAATATGAAAATAAAAAATTTTGTTATTTTTAATTTTATTTTTTTAGCGGTCCTTTCCGTCATTGCCATTATGCCTTCCGGTGTTTACGCGCAGAATGCCCCGCAGGAAAGCAGAGAGACCATCACGGATATAGCCATAGAAGGCAACAAGGCCGTCAGCACTAACACCATCCTTTCAAAGATAATGAGCAGGACAGGAGCGCGGTTTGTTCAAAGGACCGTGAATGAAGACATAAAACGCTTGTATGCCACGGGATTTTTTACTGATGTTATAGCTGAAGCGGAAGATTCCGAAGGCGGTATCAAGCTGATATTCAAAGTTACGGAAAAATCCGTGATAGGAAATATTGTTTTTGAAGGCAATAAGGTTTACAGGGCGGATGTTCTTAGAAAGCAGATAGAGACAAAAGAAGGAGACGTCCTGAATAAAAGGATTATTGCCGAGGATATACGCAAGCTGGAGACCTTTTACCGCAAAAAGGGGTACCCGCTCGTAAAGATAGAATATAAATTTGATACGGATCAGGAATCCAATGTGTCCACGGTTTATATTACGATAGACGAAAAAAACCAATACAGAATCAGGAGCATCGTATTTACCGGTAATAAGGTATTTACATCCGACAGGCTGATGAAAGTAATATCAACCCGGACGGACGGGTTGTTCAGATCAGGGGTCCTTGATGAAAACCTGCTCAAACAGGACATGGAAAGGCTTGCGGCCTTTTATAAGGATAACGGTTTTATTGACGCCGCGGCTTCTTATTCGGTAGAATACGCGGAGAAAGGCATTACCGTTAATATTTCGGTAACGGAAAACAGCCAGTATTTTGTGGGCAAGGTGAATGTAGAAGGTAATAAGGTCATAGGAAACAAGGCTATTGAAAAAGACTTGAAAATGAAAGAGAAGGCCCCCTATAGCCCCAGTAATTTGCGCGCGGATATTATCAGCATGCAGACTTTATATTTTGACAAAGGCTATATGGAGTGCGTGATAAAGCCAGAAACCTTATTGGATAAAGAAACAAAGACTATTAATGTTTCATATACTATTTCCGAAGGAAGCTTGAGTTATGTTAATGAAATAAAAATAACCGGCAATTCCAAGACTAAAGACAAGGTTATCAGGAGAGAACTTAGGCTGTATCCCGGCGAAAAATTTGACGGCGACAAACTCAAGAGATCCAAACAGAGGCTCTATGACCTCGGTTATTTTGATGAAGTCATATTTGACACCGTGCCCATGGGCGAGCCGGACAAGAAAGACCTTGTGGTAAGCGTTAAAGAAAGCAAAACAGGAGAATTCAGTTTTGGCGGAGGATACAGTTCCGTTGACAGGTTGATAGGTTTCGTTGAGGTAGCCCAAAGAAATTTTGACATAACCAATTTCAAAACATTTACCGGCGCCGGACAGATCTTGAGTGTCAAGGCGGAACTTGGTTATGTCAGGCAGAATTATACTTTAAGTTTTACCGAGCCGTGGATATTCGGCTATCCATATCTTTTTGGGTTTGACCTGTTTAGTTTTGACAGGGATAAAAAGGAGTCTCTCGGTTATGGTTACAGCGAGAAGCGCACAGGCGGAAACCTGCGTTTCGGCAAAGAATTTACCGATTATGACCGCGCTGACCTGCGCTATAGGTTGGAAAGGATAAAGATAGGGGACGTATCAGACGACGCTCTTCAGGCATTGAAGGATGAGGAGGGCAAGAACACTATAAGCAGTCTGGCCCTTACGCTTACGAGAGACACTACGGACAGTAAGTTTAATCCGATGCAGGGGCACGTGCTTTCCGCGACCGCTGAAAATGCCGGAGGCCCGATGGGGGGAGATAAAGATTTCTATAAATTGACCGGTATAGCGGATTTCTTCTTTAATTATCAGAAAAAACTTGTTCTTGAATTAAAGGCGACAGGCGGCTGGGCGAAGGAATATGACGATTCCACATACGTGCCTATATATGAAAGGTTTTTCGCCGGAGGCGCTAATACCATAAGGGGTTATAAGGAACGCAGTGTCGGCCCGCGCGACACCAATACGGGAGACCCGATAGGCGGCGAGGCAATGCTTGTCGGAAATGCCGAACTTACCTATCCTATATTCAAGAATTTCAAGATCGCGGCTTTTTATGATGTGGGCAGTGTATGGCATTCAACGGATGATGATATAAGAGCTGATGATTTCAAGTCCGGAACAGGTTTTGGCGTAAGAGTTAAGACTCCCATAGGCCCTGTGAAGGTTGATTTGGGTTATCCCCTTGATAAGGCTCATCCCGACGACAAGCAGAAGGTAAGGTTCCATTTCAGCATGACAAGAGGCTTCTAAGTTTTTTAAAAAAATCCGCAAATACGGAAAAACAGGAGGAAGATATGCGCAGGATGAACATGGTATTTTTATTTGCGTTTTTTATTTCGTGTTTTACCTATACGGG encodes:
- the bamA gene encoding outer membrane protein assembly factor BamA, whose amino-acid sequence is MKIKNFVIFNFIFLAVLSVIAIMPSGVYAQNAPQESRETITDIAIEGNKAVSTNTILSKIMSRTGARFVQRTVNEDIKRLYATGFFTDVIAEAEDSEGGIKLIFKVTEKSVIGNIVFEGNKVYRADVLRKQIETKEGDVLNKRIIAEDIRKLETFYRKKGYPLVKIEYKFDTDQESNVSTVYITIDEKNQYRIRSIVFTGNKVFTSDRLMKVISTRTDGLFRSGVLDENLLKQDMERLAAFYKDNGFIDAAASYSVEYAEKGITVNISVTENSQYFVGKVNVEGNKVIGNKAIEKDLKMKEKAPYSPSNLRADIISMQTLYFDKGYMECVIKPETLLDKETKTINVSYTISEGSLSYVNEIKITGNSKTKDKVIRRELRLYPGEKFDGDKLKRSKQRLYDLGYFDEVIFDTVPMGEPDKKDLVVSVKESKTGEFSFGGGYSSVDRLIGFVEVAQRNFDITNFKTFTGAGQILSVKAELGYVRQNYTLSFTEPWIFGYPYLFGFDLFSFDRDKKESLGYGYSEKRTGGNLRFGKEFTDYDRADLRYRLERIKIGDVSDDALQALKDEEGKNTISSLALTLTRDTTDSKFNPMQGHVLSATAENAGGPMGGDKDFYKLTGIADFFFNYQKKLVLELKATGGWAKEYDDSTYVPIYERFFAGGANTIRGYKERSVGPRDTNTGDPIGGEAMLVGNAELTYPIFKNFKIAAFYDVGSVWHSTDDDIRADDFKSGTGFGVRVKTPIGPVKVDLGYPLDKAHPDDKQKVRFHFSMTRGF